The segment CGAATCCAAAACCATTCGAACCCATCCGAACTGAAAATTCGCCAGTTCCTATATAGATGTCATCCATCCAATCCGAAGTAAACTGATATCCAAATTATAAAAGCAAAGCTCTCCTCTTTATCTAATCCTTAAAAATCCTCATAAAAGATTTGTtctagttattttattttattttctaacttttGCGTTCTTTCTCCCACTGCGTTGtcttcttaaaaaaaacaaaatatattccTATCAGAACTTGCTTTCTCCACAATTCAAAGCTAATAACTTTTATACATTTTCCCTCTTCCTCTTTTTGCAAAGTGAaagaagaatagaaaacatataatcAGATCTTGTTTTTTTAGCACAGACCCTTTTATCTCCGTTCCTTGCATGATGTATTGAGCTTAAAATAGCAgcaaaaattgaatttttctaGGGAAGAACGAGAAAAAGTCAGAGACTTTACATCTGGGTTCGTCGTTTAAAGATTAGATCTTCAGTTTCTTTTTGCAATGGGTATGGCAGCAGCGGAATGGAAGTTTCATGTTTTAGCCGTTGATGATAGTTTAGTCGATCGGAAACTCATAGAGAGACTGCTTCAAAAGTCTTCTTGTCAAGGTATAAACTAGTGTCAACGACATGAACAAGTCTTTGTAGCTTGTAAGAATCTTAGAAAGATCTAAGCTTTTAATGTTTCTTTTATTGGTGTTTGTAGTAACAACTGTTGATTCAGGCTATAAGGCTTTAGAGTTTCTGGGTTTAAGACAAGGTATTGAGAGTAACGACACAACTGCTCTTTCTCTATCTCCTCAGGTTCGAAAAAGTTTGCTCCTTTCTTTTGAAAAAGTCAGTTTAATGATTGGGATTGATTGGAACTTGATGTCTACAAGTCTTTGTGTAATGGAAGATTGTTTATTCTGTTTGGTTTTGACTTTTGACAGGAAGTGAATCTTATCATTACAGATTATTGTATGCCAGGCATGACTGGTTATGATTTACTCAAGAAACTCAaggtactttttttttttttttttcttcctagtTTATTCGTTTTAGTCTCTGGATCATGTTTCCTAATATATAATCAAGAAAGTGAGAATGTCAATATGTGAGATAGATATTTGGAATATTTTTCTCTGTTGTCATTTTGTTTATCTTCTCTCCTTTATGCTAGTAGATGTGTTGTAAGTTCATTGATAGCATCATCTGTTTTACAACTTTGCAGGAATCATCTGCTCTTAAGAACATACCGGTAGTAATAATGTCATCGGAGAACGTTCCTGCAAGGATCAGCAGGTAAAGGATAATTGATGAGCTTGTGCCCCTCCTTTAGGTTGTGTTTCATCATCATATGGAAGACTCTTTATGTTTCTTAATCATGAAAACAGATGTTTGGAAGAAGGAGCAGAAGAGTTTTTCTTGAAACCAGTAAGATTGGCTGATCTCAACAAGCTGAAACCTCATATGATGAAAACAAAGTTGAAGAACCAGAAGTTGGAAGAGATTATAACACCTTCAAATGACGAAAATGGAACTGTCGCAGCAGTTGAACCAGAGATTAAAGATTCAGTAGAAATGGAAATCATCAAAATGTTGCCTATACAATCAGAAACAGAACCAAAACGAGTGCTTCTGCAAGTGGTACAACAAGAGGAGCAAATGTTGAGTAACAACAAGAGGAAGTCAATGGAAGAAGGGCTGTCAACAGATAGACCACGTCCTAGGTTAGAGGGCATCGCAACCGCTGTCTGATTTCGGAGTTCTGTAGATTGTTGTAGGAATGCTTCTGCTGATGGTACAATACAATGCAAAGAGGGAATATAGATGGATGATAATATGATtgaatgatgatgataatgtttatatatgtacatCAGTAAATCATACATGGTAAATAACCCATTTCACAATTTTGTTTCACTCCTTTTTAAAAGCTTTACTTAAAAGAAACTCAGCTATCTGAAATTTGTATGTTAAGGAAAAGTCGATCTGTCACTTTATCTGCAAACTGTAGTTTTCAGTTCACAATGTTACTTTGTCATGTATAAAGTACCTGTGACAGTGAACAAAATGGTAGGTGCAAATCTGGTATATTATGGTGCAGATGTGTCATGGTTTGTTTCATGTTCCTGTTCTTACCTAACCTGAAACAGACTTTTTTAAGTACAAGTTGCTCACCAGAGTACCACTCTGTATTCTCTCTTCACAGATGAAGAATTTTGGTGAGAGTTGTCTTACTTTGAAGAAAGATCTATACTTCAATACATGTTTTTACTGCTTATGTTGGATTTGAAGGTCTATTACAAACTTGGATTACAGATGTAACCCCAAATAAGCAACAGAACAAATCCAACAAAAACGAGTTTATTGGTTTGATGTGTTCTCAAACACCAAATTATGTTTTATGGTTACTTACACAGATTCTTCcaagatacaaaaaaaaaaactgagactAGAAGGGGAGCTAGATGGGACCGGTTCTGAAGGCGATATCAAGATCAGAGATCAAATCATCAGCATCTTCAATGCCTGCAGAGATTCGGACAAGATCTTCAGTCAAGCCTCTGGCCTCGCGTACTTCAGCAGGTATGCTTGCATGTGACATGAAGCACGGCATGCTTATAAGTGACTTAACACTCCCTAACAAAGATTAAGAAAGTGAATGAGATCAGAATCCAAAACTATCCCAAGTATTACTACAGCTTCTTCAGAAGAAACACAAAAATAGTATTATCTGATACTCACCAAAACTGACAGCAATGCTGAAGTATTTGGTGGTTTCTACAAGATGCTTAGATAGCGCAACCGATCCTGTTATAAAGCTAAAAACGGACCCTGCACCTTTTGCCTGCATTTTTGATAAGATGTAATCTTGTGTTAAGAACATAGATTCTCTATTTCTTTTTGTACATTAGTTACCTGAGAGAAGTGGAGATGGTGACCAGGATGATCTGGTAGACCAGCATAGTACACTTTCTTCACTCTTGGATGAGAAGACAAGTACATTGCGATTTTCCTTGCGTTTTCCTGAATATATTTTTCTCAGCTAATGTAAGTAGTGAAACCAACAAAGAAGATAGAAATAGAACTCCACTAACCTGTTGCTTTTCTATACGTAAAGCCATTGTCTTGATACCTCGCAGGCAAATCCAACAGTCGAAAGGAGCTAAACCAGAACCTTCAGAGTTTTGGAGAAAGTACAACTCCTTTGCCAATCTGGAAATTTTAAGAATACAAATGTAATAGTAATAGGATCTCAAACACTTGATAGTGGAAAAGACAAGTAGAAGAAACACACACTTTTCGCCTTTTACAGCAAGCACACCCGCCATCACATCGCTGTGTCCAGCTATAAACTTAGTAGCCGAGTGCATAACGATATCTACAAAGCCAAGTAGTATTGAGAATTATAACGAAACATTTTAATCAATAGTAAAGCAAGTATGAGTTGCTGTTTAACACACCA is part of the Brassica rapa cultivar Chiifu-401-42 chromosome A09, CAAS_Brap_v3.01, whole genome shotgun sequence genome and harbors:
- the LOC103841611 gene encoding cystathionine beta-lyase, chloroplastic isoform X1 — its product is MEKSIANSTTPYCLNAIDIKEEASVATLLMNMENEFDPFDALSTPLYQTATFKQPSAIENGPYDYTRSGNPTRDALQSLLAKLDKADRAFCFTSGMAALTAVTHLLKTGDEIVAGDDVYGGSDRLLSQVVPRSGVVVKRVNTTSLDEVAAAIGPRTKLVWLESPTNPRQQISDIRKIAEMAHAQGALMLVDNSIMSPVLSRPLELGADIVMHSATKFIAGHSDVMAGVLAVKGEKCVFLLLVFSTIKCLRSYYYYICILKISRLAKELYFLQNSEGSGLAPFDCWICLRGIKTMALRIEKQQENARKIAMYLSSHPRVKKVYYAGLPDHPGHHLHFSQAKGAGSVFSFITGSVALSKHLVETTKYFSIAVSFGSVKSLISMPCFMSHASIPAEVREARGLTEDLVRISAGIEDADDLISDLDIAFRTGPI
- the LOC103841610 gene encoding two-component response regulator ARR9 isoform X1 translates to MGMAAAEWKFHVLAVDDSLVDRKLIERLLQKSSCQVTTVDSGYKALEFLGLRQGIESNDTTALSLSPQEVNLIITDYCMPGMTGYDLLKKLKESSALKNIPVVIMSSENVPARISRCLEEGAEEFFLKPVRLADLNKLKPHMMKTKLKNQKLEEIITPSNDENGTVAAVEPEIKDSVEMEIIKMLPIQSETEPKRVLLQVVQQEEQMLSNNKRKSMEEGLSTDRPRPRLEGIATAV
- the LOC103841610 gene encoding two-component response regulator ARR9 isoform X2, with the protein product MPGMTGYDLLKKLKESSALKNIPVVIMSSENVPARISRCLEEGAEEFFLKPVRLADLNKLKPHMMKTKLKNQKLEEIITPSNDENGTVAAVEPEIKDSVEMEIIKMLPIQSETEPKRVLLQVVQQEEQMLSNNKRKSMEEGLSTDRPRPRLEGIATAV